From one Phaeodactylum tricornutum CCAP 1055/1 chromosome 16, whole genome shotgun sequence genomic stretch:
- a CDS encoding predicted protein — protein sequence MRTRRQSLRDELHQESLDNDRASSTASLPMSASRRSRPPPPPPPPSSRMVADAAPTNPTGANPPGAASCGRDNNNNNDPADAPPIQIPPVETQQAPRTQSTLPQSQKAGLQQPIVATTPATIPARTWILKLRVPSLHQQQQQQQPKHSPPAPRGQNAHPTPSSLPPVLQIHVSPTMTSATLASCIQQATTHHSYFLGDPPVGLFDVASGVFVSLDYLLAATATSTAVPNRESMEDKERDLIQNSTYTLYWAPPPPPPIHIPCVSTAVYRWTIELPLQELYRHGPWMVGWEGESLPRICARITYHGDAAFWSRNLEECERIYDAKEEAFLRIARPSVYIVLVVLVMLFARWLVAEALHVWADRDRRRAAAYRQRHHGMDADMMETYRAWQTLMRQVQRAVTPPHKSESVPPAQQAEQSSGRTR from the exons CTGCGGGACGAACTGCACCAGGAGTCACTAGACAACGACCGTGCGTCGTCAACGGCTTCGCTCCCCATGTCGGCATCCCGACGTTCACGGCCtcctccaccgccaccaccaccttCGTCCCGAATGGTGGCGGATGCTGCACCGACCAACCCGACCGGTGCCAATCCTC CAGGAGCCGCAAGCTGCGGAcgcgacaacaacaacaacaacgaccctGCCGATGCCCCACCGATACAGATACCACCCGTCGAGACGCAGCAGGCACCGCGGACGCAATCAACTTTACCGCAATCGCAAAAGGCAGGCCTCCAACAACCCATTGTTGCAACCACTCCTGCGACCATTCCTGCTCGGACCTGGATTCTGAAATTGCGCGTCCCCTCCCtacaccagcaacagcagcagcagcagccaaaACACTCGCCACCAGCTCCACGGGGTCAGAATGCGCATCCAACGCCATCGTCGCTACCTCCCGTTCTGCAAATTCACGTGTCACCCACAATGACGAGTGCAACCTTGGCTTCGTGCATTCAACAGGCTACCACACACCATTCCTACTTTTTGGGGGACCCACCGGTGGGATTGTTTGACGTGGCCTCTGGCGTCTTTGTCAGTCTCGATTACTTGTTGGCGGCTACAGCGACGTCAACAGCGGTTCCGAACAGGGAAAGTATGGAAGATAAGGAGCGAGATTTGATCCAGAACAGCACGTACACCTTGTATTGGGCACCGCCGCCACCCCCTCCGATTCACATTCCGTG TGTCTCTACAGCAGTCTACCGCTGGACCATTGAACTGCCCTTGCAGGAGTTATACCGCCATGGCCCCTGGATGGTCGGTTGGGAGGGCGAATCGCTTCCTCGCATTTGCGCCCGCATTACCTATCACGGCGACGCTGCCTTTTGGAGCCGCAATCTAGAAGAATGCGAGCGCATCTACgatgccaaagaagaagcttTCTTGCGCATTGCCCGGCCATCCGTCTACATTGTGTTGGTGGTGCTCGTCATGTTGTTCGCACGGTGGCTGGTGGCGGAGGCCTTGCACGTTTGGGCCGACCGAGACCGCCGACGCGCGGCAGCGTACCGACAAAGGCACCACGGTATGGATGCTGACATGATGGAGACTTACCGGGCGTGGCAAACCTTGATGCGGCAAGTACAGCGCGCGGTCACGCCACCGCACAAATCAGAGTCTGTACCACCCGCACAGCAAGCCGAACAATCTTCCGGTAGAACTCGATAG
- a CDS encoding predicted protein: MMKNTSALFVWLVWGVGRSLAAEIPADTDADSNSSKLMIHVPHRLYQEGGYRHREALFGISPYGGSIVQNVYYTNSDLCEIDDMSGGFPAREKEGTRMKPYPSPFLLMMDRGHCTFVQKVRNAQHMGASGVLIADNTCICSDTTCTAANPTAPCEMTEPIMADDGSGADISIPSFLLYKTDADKIIAEVKENRPVQAEMAWSLPSPDDRVEYDLWTSPSDGISAEFIRDWKDVAIALGDKAYFTPHMYLHDGEKSGCHAPNGDNYCFTLCTNAGRYCATDPDDDLTKGISGGDVVRESLRRICIWSHYGAANGIGREWWDYVNEFNQRCSAADYFADDACIKDAYKHSKVNGDTVEECMSNSGGTKQDVVNTKLKTEIDLQYQQGVVVIPTAYVNTAVIRGAMQPSTVFTAICAGYLAGTAPAKCTQCSACPDPVGCIRTGKCTSESPAYASTDSGVSTHTFATSMLFVVALFSGLGVWQYKRSREEMRDQVRGILAEYMPLEDQDQMNGKGDDNGSSGMMSNPMGFAQGGSGMSLIS; this comes from the exons ATGATGAAAAACACGAGTGCGTTGTTCGTGTGGTTGGTATGGGGAGTGGGAAGGAGTCTCGCGGCGGAAATTCCTGCGGATACGGACGCGGATTCGAATTCCAGTAAACTCATGATCCAC GTCCCTCACCGGCTTTACCAGGAAGGAGGATACCGGCACCGGGAGGCGCTCTTTGGAATTTCTCCCTACGGGGGATCGATTGTCCAGAATGTCTACTACACAAACTCGGACCTTTGCGAAATCGACGACATGAGTGGAGGCTTTCCCGCACGAGAAAAGGAAGGTACTCGTATGAAACCTTACCCGTCGCCCTTTTTGCTCATGATGGATCGCGGACACTGCACCTTTGTGCAAAAG GTCCGCAACGCGCAACACATGGGTGCTTCGGGCGTCTTGATTGCCGACAACACCTGCATCTGTTCCGACACAACCTGCACCGCCGCCAACCCCACCGCACCCTGTGAAATGACCGAACCCATCATGGCGGACGACGGATCCGGCGCCGACATTTCCATACCCAGCTTTTTGCTCTACAAAACCGACGCGGACAAAATCATTGCCGAAGTCAAGGAAAATAGGCCCGTCCAAGCCGAAATGGCCTGGTCTCTTCCCTCACCCGATGATCGCGTCGAGTACGACTTGTGGACGTCCCCTTCCGACGGAATCTCCGCCGAATTTATTCGAGACTGGAAGGACGTCGCCATCGCCCTTGGTGACAAGGCATACTTTACCCCACACATGTACCTTCACGACGGCGAAAAGTCCGGATGCCACGCCCCCAACGGAGATAATTACTGCTTCACGCTCTGTACCAACGCGGGAAG ATATTGCGCCACCGATCCGGACGATGATTTGACCAAGGGCATTTCCGGAGGTGACGTAGTACGGGAAAGTCTCCGTCGTATCTGCATCTGGAGTCATTACGGTGCGGCCAACGGCATCGGCCGAGAGTGGTGGGACTACGTCAACGAATTCAACCAGCGATGCAGCGCGGCCGACTACTTCGCCGACGATGCCTGCATCAAGGACGCCTACAAACACTCCAAAGTGAACGGCGACACCGTGGAAGAGTGCATGAGCAATAGCGGTGGTACCAAACAGGACGTGGTCAACACCAAACTCAAGACAGAAATAGATTTGCAATATCAGCAGGGTGTAGTCGTCATCCCCACAGCCTACGTCAATACGGCCGTCATTCGCGGCGCGATGCAGCCCTCCACCGTCTTTACCGCCATTTGCGCCGGGTACTTGGCGGGCACGGCCCCGGCCAAGTGTACCCAGTGCAGTGCCTGTCCCGATCCCGTCGGCTGCATCCGCACCGGCAAGTGTACCTCGGAATCTCCCGCTTACGCATCCACGGACTCGGGAGTCTCAACCCACACCTTTGCCACCTCCATGCTTTTTGTCGTGGCACTCTTTAGCGGGCTCGGCGTATGGCAATATAAACGCAGTCGCGAGGAAATGCGGGACCAAGTCCGCGGAATTCTCGCCGAATACATGCCTTTGGAAGATCAGGATCAGATGAACGGCAAGGGTGACGACAATGGTAGTAGTGGCATGATGAGTAATCCCATGGGCTTTGCACAGGGCGGTTCTGGCATGTCGCTCATTTCGTAG
- a CDS encoding predicted protein → MNVSKDYGRLHSMLGTWTVRKEVPHRPGQSRTDHLATYIVVHIQTDPTRGYGCALDGCLERDNAVCYQPTDGDVVAPSCRRLDQANGTTVWNWSDLAVFYTVGVEGYVADANRSIVRRDLHGWVGPYSVVAASVKEASTTLMDAYELRQLVAQPHPNATLYRNTNDFRYVWGTHALAHTVRTQANRTLRTGDPWGNDVAEDDDDDNNSTKRPVLQPILPHMQFTFAKGNYGNERITVKMDAQVVLLPNDDGDTPDVWDSWARTFALGGPYQYQESVTNSYAISLHDPTHAGERFDSSPVVIRGCVDDLPCTPPAAQGGLRERTFVTNDAYGFDVENIVLVFLTYVLTLALVISLVYNIQSWRRSTGESTGAATHNEHAEDRRNPARPVEAATVQDALQEPLLAVPSTDETV, encoded by the exons ATGAACGTGTCCAAGGACTACGGGCGTTTGCATTCCATGCTGGGCACCTGGACAGTCCGCAAGGAGGTTCCCCATCGTCCGGGACAATCCCGGACGGATCATCTCGCCACCTACATTGTGGTTCACATCCAGACCGATCCCACCCGCGGGTACGGCTGCGCTTTGGACGGATGTCTCGAACGCGACAACGCCGTCTGCTACCAACCCACCGACGGCGACGTCGTTGCTCCGTcgtgtcgtcgtttggaCCAAGCCAACGGGACGACGGTGTGGAATTGGAGTGATCTCGCCGTCTTTTATACCGTCGGAGTGGAAGGATACGTCGCGGACGCCAATCGTTCCATCGTCCGACGGGATTTGCACGGATGGGTGGGACCCTACAGTGTCGTGGCGGCCTCGGTGAAGGAAGCGTCGACGACGCTCATGGACGCCTACGAACTCCG TCAACTCGTGGCGCAGCCGCATCCCAACGCGACGTTGTACCGGAATACGAATGACTTTCGGTACGTCTGGGGAACGCACGCCTTGGCGCATACCGTACGCACGCAAGCGAATCGGACACTGCGGACCGGGGATCCCTGGGGCAACGACGTGGcggaggatgacgacgacgacaacaacagtacgAAGCGTCCCGTCCTGCAACCAATACTCCCCCATATGCAATTTACCTTTGCCAAGGGGAATTACGGAAACGAACGGATCACGGTCAAGATGGATGCGCAGGTGGTGCTCCTCCCGAACGATGACGGGGATACGCCCGACGTATGGGATTCGTGGGCCCGCACCTTTGCCCTCGGAGGACCCTACCAATACCAAGAGTCCGTGACCAACAG TTACGCCATTTCCTTACACGATCCCACACACGCCGGAGAACGCTTCGACAGTAGTCCCGTCGTCATCCGTGGATGCGTCGACGACTTGCCCTGTACGCCACCAGCCGCCCAAGGCGGGCTTCGGGAACGTACCTTTGTCACCAACGACGCCTACGGATTCGACGTAGAAAACATCGTTCTCGTCTTCCTCACCTACGTGCTCACGCTCGCGCTCGTGATTTCGCTCGTCTACAACATTCAATCCTGGCGGCGGTCCACCGGCGAAAGTACGGGAGCGGCGACGCACAACGAACACGCGGAGGACCGTCGTAACCCAGCCCGACCCGTGGAAGCGGCGACGGTCCAGGATGCCCTACAGGAACCACTCTTGGCGGTCCCGTCCACCGACGAAACGGTCTAA